GTTCAACAATCGGAGTCAGGGTTCCATCATAATCCAAAGCTATAAAGGGATGCTTCGCCTCAAGCTGCTTTTCTATTTCCTCCATAACGTCCAGGGCCGAGGGAAGATCATCAATACTCTGTTCCCAGGCCGGAATTTCACCGTCCACGGTGAGTTCGGACATATAGTTAACCACAATGTCTGCCCCATTACTTTTCAGGGCCTCGGCCTGGCCGACCCGATCTACACCGACCACCAAACCGAAATTCCCATTCCGCCCTGCCTGTACGCCTGAGATGGCGTCTTCCAGAACAATGGCGCGCCCGGGAATTACCTTGAGGCGCCGAGCGGCTTCGAGGAAAATATCGGCTTCGGGTTTACCGTTGAGACCAAGTTGTTCAGAAACCATACCATCAACTCTGGTATCAAACAGATCTTCAATTCCGACAGCCTTCAATACCACCTGGCAGTTTTTGCTGGAGGAAACAATCGCCGTCTTAAAACCCCTCTCCCTCAGCAGATGAAGAAAGGCTAAGGTAAGTTCATAAGCTTCAACACCATACTTTTCCAAATGCTCGTTCAGTAGCTGATTTTTACGGTTTCCCAGGCCGCAGACCGTCTCTGCATCCGGGGGATCATCTTTGCTGCCGAACGGTAAATCGATCCCCCGGGACTCCAGAAAGCTTCTGACCCCCTCGTAACGTGGTTTGCCGTCGACGTAATTATTGTAGTCCGGACCTGAATCAAAAGGTTCCCATGAGCTGTCCCCTGATGCTGCCCTCTTTTGCAGATATTCATCGAAGAGCCTTTTCCAGGATGCGGCATGCATCTTTGCCGTCTTGGTAACCACCCCGTCCAGATCGAACAGAACCGCATCGAATTTCTCCCTGGCGACATCCATTACCGGTGATTGGCAGACCATTTTGCTCCTCCTTGTTTATCTTTTAGGAAGGATCAGCCTGAAGATCATACCTCGCCCCTCAAGCTGTTCATACTGGAGTTCACCGCCGTGGGCCTCGATAATCTTTTTGCAGATCGGCAATCCCAGACCGGTACCTTCCTTTTTCTTCGAGACAAAGGGTTGGAAGATATCATCGATTATTGCAGTAGAGATTCCCGGCCCCTGATCTTGCACTTCTATTACGAGGTTGCGGGAATCGTCCATCCTGGTGCGTATTATTACCGTCTCCCGGGCCGAAGAAGCCTCCACTGCATTGTTTATCAGATTAAGCAGTGCCTGTTGCAGCCGATTGGGATCATAGAAGAAACGTACCTGGTCATCCTCCAGGGCCAACTTGAGGTTTACATTATATTTCCCGGCAAGTTCTTTAGCAACAGGCAGTATTTCCTGAAGAAAGTTACTAACTTCACCCTCATGCCACTCAAGTTCAAGAGGTCTGGCAAAAGCCAGCAAATCCTTGATCATCGTTTCCAGCCTCTGCGTTTGCTGCACAATAATATCAAGCTTCTTTCCCACAGCATCTTCCGGTTCGAGTTTACGTCTGATCTGCAGGCACAGTCCACCGATGGCCATCAATGGTGTCTTCATGTCATGGGCAACGAAGGCAACTGCCTTGCCCATTGCGGCCAGGCCTTCCTCCCGCCGTCTCATCTCTTGATTAGCTTTTTCCCGATCCCGCAGCCAGCCGATCAAGCCCCCGAGTATAATGAATAATACAACCTCGAAAATACCCGCAAAATCATCGGGGATACTTCCGCTTGAGCTCCTGATGACATCAGGCATATACAGTACGGTAATACCAAAAGCTGCAGCCAACCCACCGCGCAAACCGAACCAAAATCCGGCCAAAAAAACAGGGAGGAGATACAACTCCCTATATATCAGGTGCCATACCACTTCTTCCTGTGGCTCCAGGTAATAAAGCACGCTTATGAGAAGAATCAGAAAAGCAACAATGCTTATTCGAAGAATATTTTTTTTGGTTGTTGACACCATTTTCAGCAGAACCGGCTTACATAATATTGTGGCAATGACAATGTTTCTTGCCTGAAGAAAGCTACTCCATCTTCATCCAATAGGTGATGATCTCGTAAAAAGTCATCGGGGCTGCCGAGATGGACTCTGCGATAAGCAGCCGTACGGGCATAAACTCCGACTATGAGAAATTTCGATGACCAGGCGCAGATCGAGCTTTTGACGAGTCCAGTATAACTGATCCGCAAAGAGTGCCATCAGCCTGTTTTGCGCCTACCCAAAAATGGTTGACTATAAAAACAGCATATCCTGTGCCACTTTGCCGACTAAAAGGAGCGCTATGGCTTATGCTGCTGCGCTGATAGAATAAATCGCCGCAGGAAAAAAACAGGAAGGGGACAAAACCGAAAGGAGCTCAACTCTCGGCTGAAGGGCATTTTGTTTTTCCCGGCTACCACGGTGCTACCGGGATCCAGACCGAAAGTGTCATCATGCTTTTTCACCTTTCGAGCAGTTATGTACTAATGATCGCTGTATCCTTCCATTGTATTTTTTCCCCGGAAAATCCAATAACTGTAACTGGTATAGGCAAGGATTATGGGTAATAGAATTGCCATAACCACCAGCATGAACTGGAGTGTTGTCTGACTGGCGGCGACATCCTGTACGGTCAGAGAGGCAGTATCTATACTGGGAATCATAGCAGGATACAGACCAATGGAGAGTCCGGTAAAAGAGAAAGTGATAATCAGCCAGTTCCAGAACAGCGGAGCAAATTCCCTTCTCTGTCGCAGACTCCGAAAATACATGTAAAAACACACCAGCGTTAGCAGCAGAAAGAAATAGAGAAATGAAGGTGGCCATTCCAGCCATTTGGCTGCCATATTCTGATGCAGCGCGCTGGTTGCCAGAAATACCGCGGCGGATACAATCAAGGTGACCGCACCTGAAAGCCTGCCTATTCGATAACTCCACTCCTTCAGCTTTGCAGTTGTTGTCTTGGCAATCAGAAAGCCTGATCCGAGCATCAGGTAGCCAAAAATAACGCCGGCGGTGGCAACAAAGGAATACCAGTTTATCCAGTCTCCCGGTTGTCCGGCAAAAGACTCAGCTTCCACCGTAATTCCACCAAGCAGCCCGCCAAGGGCAAATCCTTGGCCCAGGGTTGTCATCAGACTGCCGATGCCGAAGGAGAAGAGCCACACCTTTTTCCATTTGGCATTGGCATGAAATTCGAAAGCCACTCCACGAAAAATAAATCCGAACAGCATTAGGGTAAAGGGGATATAAAGGGCGGAAAGAACTATGGAATAAAAGAGCGGAAAGGCCCCGAACAGCATACCGCCGAGGATAACGATCCAGGTCTGATTACCATGCCAGATGGAATGGATCGATTGCATCATCTCATTTTTTTCCTCACTGTCCCAGACAAAGAGGGTCATCATGCCGATGCCAAGATCCGCTCCATCGGTGAGAGCGTAATAGAGCAGAAAAAAACCGACCAGCAGCAGCCATATGTTGGCCAGATTCGCATTTATTATGTCCATCTGAATAAGCCCCGTTTAAAGTGGTTTTTGCAGTAGCTCTCTTTTTCCAGTCACCGGTGAATAGATTTTGACATATCATCGGAAAGGCGGCTGAAAATCCGGCCCTTTGTTAAGCAGGCGTTTTGCCAACACAAGAAAAATAATCAACAGCAGGAAGTAAATAGCAACGAAACCAATCAGAGAACCGGCCACCGTCTCCGCCGGCAGTCTGCTCACCCCATCTTCAGTGCGCAACACACCCTGGATCACCCATGGCTGTCTGCCCACCTCGCGAACGACCCATCCGGCCTCCATGGCGATATAGCTCATGGGAATCGCCCACATCCAGGAATACAGCAGCCATTTTTGCCGGCCTGCCCGCTCCGCAGTCAGTTTTCCTTTCCACCAGGCCCAGAGCGACCATAAAATGAGGAAGACAAAGAAGAACCCCAGAAACATCATGATCCTGAAGGAATAAAAAGTGAGCGCCACCGGCGGCTGGTCCTCTGCCGGGACCTCGCGCAATCCCATAACCTGACCGGTGGGCGAGTAGGTGGTGATGAGGCTGAGGGCGTAGGGCACTTCGATATCCCAGGTATTGTCCTGGAGATTTTCATCGGGCCAGGCCAGAATTTTCCAGCCCGCACCCTCGCCTTGGGGATTGGTCTCCCAGTGAGCTTCAAGAGCTGCCAGCTTGACAGGCTGGTTCTGGAAGACCGATTTGCCGGCGCCATCACCATTGACAACCTGGAGGGTAGTGATGAAAAGCCCGGCTATAATCATCATCTTGAAGGAGAGAAGAAAAAAATCCGGATGTCTGCCTCGCAGCAGATACCAGGCACTGATGCCGCCGATAACAAAAATGGAAATCTCCAGGCAGGCGAACCACATGTGGGTAATGCCCCAGAAGGCATCCGGATTCCAGATGGCTGCAAAAATATCCGTCAGATAAAAACGTCCTTCGATGAAATCTCCGCCGACCGGAGTCTGCATCCACGAATTGGCCGCCATAATCCAAAAGGCCGAAAGCGAGCCGCCAAAAGCGACCATGCAGGTCGCGAAAAGATGCATTCCGGCTGAGACCCGTTTCCACCCGAAGGCCATAATCCCGAGGAATGCGGCCTCGAGCATGAAGGCCATGGAGGCCTCGAAGCCGAGAAGATGCCCGAAGATATCACCACCGGTACGGGAAAAGGCGCTCCAGTTCGTACCAAACTGAAACTCCATGGGGATGCCGCTGACCACCCCCACGGCAAAATTGAGCAGGAAAAGACGCATCCAGAAACGGGCATGATGGTAATATATTTCCTTACGGGTAATGAGCCAGAGTGCTTCCGTTACCACCAGGAAAATGCTCAGACCGATGGTGAGCACCGGCCAGATAATATGAAAAATCGCAGTAAAAGCAAAGTGAATGCGGGAGAGCAAGATATGATCCTGAAAGATTTCCATGCCGGAGTGACTCCCCTGATTAATGTTGTGTTGTCAACTCTGATGCATCCAGCCATCTGACATCGTGGCAACTTTTTACGAGATTATCAACTCTTCCCTCAGTTTTCCTGGACAACATGAATATCTGCCCCAAATTCTGAACTCATCCTGGACAGACACTGACTGGTTATATCAATCATACTTTCTGCTGGAAAAATTACAAAAAAATAAGGCACTAAAGACGGATCAATTTTTCATTTCCATCTTGACAGCCGCACCCAGAATTGCAAAACGAGACTCTTTGTAACCCTCGAGCAGATTCAGCTCTGATGCAGCGAGGGCGGCTCGATATTGAGGACCGTGAAAACGATTCTCCCGCGGATGTGCCAGCATGATGCGGAAAAGGGGATTGGCGTACAGAGGCGGATAGATTTCCTCAAAGAAAAAGACGCCATTGTCCTTGAGTACCCTGGCTATCTCGGTAATTCCCTTCTGCCAGTCTTCCAGATGATGAATAATACCGTAATTAAAAACAGCATCAAAACTGTTATCGGCAAAAGGCAGTTCCTGGGCGTCACCCGCCAGCAGGTGCAGGGGCACATCTCTCCAAGCTTTTCGCTTCTTTTTAGCAGCTTGCAGCATTTCCACGTCAATGTCAAGGGCATGGATTGAGCCCGGAGCGAAAGACTGATGGATAATCTGCGCCCCTACTCCACAGCCGCAGCCGATTTCCAGGCATTTTCCACCGGAGGCGAAGCCGCCCATTCTTTTAAAAAACCGTGCTTCCTGTTGTTGCACATATCGCCGTACGCGGCTATTGACCCAGATACGTTCCGGCCAGTTTACCTTCATTGCGCCTCCTTACGACCCTGGAATATCTTGGAAATGCCGAAGGTCAGTTTTTTAATGTTGAGATCCGCAAAGCCCGCCGCCGTAATTTCAGCTGAGAATGCCTCATCGTCGGGAAAGGAATCGACCGATTCCGCCAGATAACTATAGGCATAATTAGTGCGGGAAATAAGATTACCCAGCGGCGGCAGGATATGGTCAAAATAAAATCGATAGAGGCGGTGAAGCTGCGGCTGATCCGGATAGGAAAACTCCATAATATACAGCTTTCCACCTGCCTTGAGAACACGATGGAATTCACCGAGAGCCAGATAGCGCTCCTCCACATTACGGATACCAAACGAAATCGTTACCGCATCCACCGAATTGCTGCGTATCGGCAATCGACGACCATCTCCTGCGGTCAGGCTTATCCTGGAGTTATGCTCTCTGTCATTGATCTTTTTTCTGCCGACCACCAGCATGCCCGGTGAAAAATCAACCCCGACAATACGTGCCTGAGGATGCCTGAGGCTGATGGCCAGAGCAGTCTCGGCAGTGCCCACCGCAACATCGAGAACAATGCCTCCTTCTTTGACATCCAGGGTTTCCGCCAGCACCTTGCGCCAGTAAATATCCCGGCGCAGGGAGAGAAAACTATTCTGAAAATCATAGCTTGGCGCAATAGTTTCAAACATCGCCTTGACGGCCGTATCTTTCATCATCTACTCCCAATAGCTTTGCTCACCCATTCGATCTCCCGAATGAGGCAGTCGGTAACGGAGCCGCCCTGTAGTTCAGGCGGCAGAATATTCCAGGTATAGGTCTCTACCTCCAGCACCGGATGTTCAGGAAGCAGAGGCAGTATTTCTTCGAGGAAAAAACGGGTGCTGCTGCACTCCATGGTCTCATCAAGGAAGACCGGCACATGAAAATGAACGCGCCATTCCTCGACATCTGCAGGAGCAGCGGCAATTGCCAGATCGAGATCGTCATAGCGCAGCAGTTCCCCGTCTGACCTCCGGCCCACCGTCTGATGCAAATAGCAGGGCTCCTGGAATCTTCTCAGGAGACCGATTCGAGAATCCATGAGCCGCAGGGCGGAAGATACCTGCACATGGCCGATCCTGATCTCGTTGTCAGCCAGAAGGTTAAGGGAATCTTTTGGATTTTCAAACTGCAGCGCCTGATGACAGCAGTCGTAGCAAACTGCCAAACGATCCCGCCTGGCTGATGTCAAGTCCAGACGGTCGAAGAGATCAATCACATCGCCGGTAGTTTCCAGAATGCAGCCAGGTTCAGGTTCCATGG
This Desulfopila inferna DNA region includes the following protein-coding sequences:
- the otsB gene encoding trehalose-phosphatase, with protein sequence MVCQSPVMDVAREKFDAVLFDLDGVVTKTAKMHAASWKRLFDEYLQKRAASGDSSWEPFDSGPDYNNYVDGKPRYEGVRSFLESRGIDLPFGSKDDPPDAETVCGLGNRKNQLLNEHLEKYGVEAYELTLAFLHLLRERGFKTAIVSSSKNCQVVLKAVGIEDLFDTRVDGMVSEQLGLNGKPEADIFLEAARRLKVIPGRAIVLEDAISGVQAGRNGNFGLVVGVDRVGQAEALKSNGADIVVNYMSELTVDGEIPAWEQSIDDLPSALDVMEEIEKQLEAKHPFIALDYDGTLTPIVERPDLAILSEDMRLTISALAKRCTVAVISGRDLPDVQELVGIDGLFFAGSHGFDISGPAERHVDHQQGLEFLPALDSAEKSLRPLLSDIPSAQVERKRFSIAIHYRNVKENREQAVEEAVDQVLVENPRLRKRTGKKIFELQPEIDWHKGKALCRLLEVLEQDDSDILPFYIGDDVTDEDAFRELQAGGIGIVVKDSESPETSRRSSARYALDDCGQVQKFLEELVDMLQRKKR
- a CDS encoding ATP-binding protein, whose amino-acid sequence is MVSTTKKNILRISIVAFLILLISVLYYLEPQEEVVWHLIYRELYLLPVFLAGFWFGLRGGLAAAFGITVLYMPDVIRSSSGSIPDDFAGIFEVVLFIILGGLIGWLRDREKANQEMRRREEGLAAMGKAVAFVAHDMKTPLMAIGGLCLQIRRKLEPEDAVGKKLDIIVQQTQRLETMIKDLLAFARPLELEWHEGEVSNFLQEILPVAKELAGKYNVNLKLALEDDQVRFFYDPNRLQQALLNLINNAVEASSARETVIIRTRMDDSRNLVIEVQDQGPGISTAIIDDIFQPFVSKKKEGTGLGLPICKKIIEAHGGELQYEQLEGRGMIFRLILPKR
- a CDS encoding cytochrome d ubiquinol oxidase subunit II gives rise to the protein MDIINANLANIWLLLVGFFLLYYALTDGADLGIGMMTLFVWDSEEKNEMMQSIHSIWHGNQTWIVILGGMLFGAFPLFYSIVLSALYIPFTLMLFGFIFRGVAFEFHANAKWKKVWLFSFGIGSLMTTLGQGFALGGLLGGITVEAESFAGQPGDWINWYSFVATAGVIFGYLMLGSGFLIAKTTTAKLKEWSYRIGRLSGAVTLIVSAAVFLATSALHQNMAAKWLEWPPSFLYFFLLLTLVCFYMYFRSLRQRREFAPLFWNWLIITFSFTGLSIGLYPAMIPSIDTASLTVQDVAASQTTLQFMLVVMAILLPIILAYTSYSYWIFRGKNTMEGYSDH
- a CDS encoding cytochrome ubiquinol oxidase subunit I, with product MEIFQDHILLSRIHFAFTAIFHIIWPVLTIGLSIFLVVTEALWLITRKEIYYHHARFWMRLFLLNFAVGVVSGIPMEFQFGTNWSAFSRTGGDIFGHLLGFEASMAFMLEAAFLGIMAFGWKRVSAGMHLFATCMVAFGGSLSAFWIMAANSWMQTPVGGDFIEGRFYLTDIFAAIWNPDAFWGITHMWFACLEISIFVIGGISAWYLLRGRHPDFFLLSFKMMIIAGLFITTLQVVNGDGAGKSVFQNQPVKLAALEAHWETNPQGEGAGWKILAWPDENLQDNTWDIEVPYALSLITTYSPTGQVMGLREVPAEDQPPVALTFYSFRIMMFLGFFFVFLILWSLWAWWKGKLTAERAGRQKWLLYSWMWAIPMSYIAMEAGWVVREVGRQPWVIQGVLRTEDGVSRLPAETVAGSLIGFVAIYFLLLIIFLVLAKRLLNKGPDFQPPFR
- a CDS encoding class I SAM-dependent methyltransferase, with the protein product MKVNWPERIWVNSRVRRYVQQQEARFFKRMGGFASGGKCLEIGCGCGVGAQIIHQSFAPGSIHALDIDVEMLQAAKKKRKAWRDVPLHLLAGDAQELPFADNSFDAVFNYGIIHHLEDWQKGITEIARVLKDNGVFFFEEIYPPLYANPLFRIMLAHPRENRFHGPQYRAALAASELNLLEGYKESRFAILGAAVKMEMKN
- the ubiE gene encoding bifunctional demethylmenaquinone methyltransferase/2-methoxy-6-polyprenyl-1,4-benzoquinol methylase UbiE, whose protein sequence is MMKDTAVKAMFETIAPSYDFQNSFLSLRRDIYWRKVLAETLDVKEGGIVLDVAVGTAETALAISLRHPQARIVGVDFSPGMLVVGRKKINDREHNSRISLTAGDGRRLPIRSNSVDAVTISFGIRNVEERYLALGEFHRVLKAGGKLYIMEFSYPDQPQLHRLYRFYFDHILPPLGNLISRTNYAYSYLAESVDSFPDDEAFSAEITAAGFADLNIKKLTFGISKIFQGRKEAQ